The Harmonia axyridis chromosome 3, icHarAxyr1.1, whole genome shotgun sequence nucleotide sequence aattcttcaaatatcagTCGATATTTCCATGCGTCAGAGattaaagaatatttgaaataaaatgcaGTAAGGATTATCCGATAACATTAGCACTTACTTAGATATTTGTGATCGTCAAATCTTTTTTGTTCTATTTTGTCGGTTTCtttaaaaaagtaaaaaattacaGCCCTTAATTTTCGTCATTTTGGGCGGCAGCCATAATAAAAATGACGTCAGTAACATATGATAATTATGATAAgttatttctaaaaaatttgtttttctaagataaaattgagaaaaattatgCTTCCAGTAATATCAAttataattcaaatttgaaatttcaaaactcattgtttcatattattttcaaaactctacaaaaaaattttggaatgaaatcaagaaaaagaaatttAATTCTGTTTTGTGGTCTATGTCATTCGAAAACGTACCCCCATAGAGTCGTCTCTTTCTCTACCATGTTTCCTTTCTGTACATCTACATCTACCTAGTAGTGATCGCAAACATGGCAGTCGGTAAAAATAAGGGGTTGTCGAAAAGTGGCAAGAAGGGAGTTAAGAAGAAGGTGTAAGTAAAAAatctatttatattttataaagaCTAAGTATACATAGTTTTATGTTAACATTTTTCGTTGTTTCTAATTAGCGATGGCAGAAATATAACCTgattaatttttagttttacCATTGTATATTCAACATGCTGGTTCCATGAGTGATGTTTAGATATTATGAAACAATTTTCTAATTTCTTTCATGCTAATTCTATAATTTTGTTCAtaagtattttcgattttttgaaattaattgagTTTGTACGAAAAATGTTAGCATTCAGTATTCTCAATGATGATCCACTCAGCTCGCTTTGATACAAACATGAAGATAACTTCTTGTTCCCTAACGACGCAATATACTTAAATTTCTGAAATTAGTTTTCTTGTTCTCGTTTTGTAGGTAGTTTTTATTCCAAGTACTATATCTCTTCTTTCCTTTCAGAGTTGATCCTTTTACCCGTAAAGATTGGTACGATGTCAAAGCACCGTCTATGTTTACTTCCAGACAAGTTGGTAAAACACTTGTCAACCGTACTCAAGGTACCAGAATTGCATCTGAAGGTCTGAAAGGACGAGTCTTTGAAGTATCTTTAGCTGATCTTCAAAATGACAATGACGCTGATAGGTCTTTCAGGAAATTCAAGCTCATTGCTGAAGATGTTCAAGgtaatattttcaacataattgaatttcaaatttaagtCCAATTATATGATGATCCACTCAGCTCGCTTTGATACAAACATGAAGATAACTTCTTGTTCCCTAACGACGCAATTTGAAATGTCTGATAGTTTTTGTTGgcttttaatatatttttttttgtaaggttACATTTAGttaattgaattgttttttagGACGTAATGTTCTTACCAACTTCCATGGCATGGATTTAACTACAGATAAACTCAGATCAATGGTGAAAAAATGGCAAACACTTATTGAAGCATCTGCCGATGTGAAAACCACTGATGGGTATTTATTGAGAGTTTTCTGTATTGGATTCACTAGCAAAGACCCTGCATCTACAAGAAGAACCTGTTATGCACAACATACTCAGGTAACCCCATTTTCATTTGCTTTAATTTTTTATACTTTGTGCAGTTTTTATGATGATCCACTCAGCTCGCTTTGATACATATATGAAGATAACTTATTGTTCCCTAACGACGCAAATtat carries:
- the LOC123674683 gene encoding 40S ribosomal protein S3a, whose product is MAVGKNKGLSKSGKKGVKKKVVDPFTRKDWYDVKAPSMFTSRQVGKTLVNRTQGTRIASEGLKGRVFEVSLADLQNDNDADRSFRKFKLIAEDVQGRNVLTNFHGMDLTTDKLRSMVKKWQTLIEASADVKTTDGYLLRVFCIGFTSKDPASTRRTCYAQHTQVKAIRKKMIEIINRDIGHSDLKEVVNKLLPDSIAKDIEKMCQGTYPLHDVFIRKVKVLKKPRFDLSKLLDLHGDSGKGGSEPGVAGERVDKPEGYEPPVQETV